A genomic window from Heptranchias perlo isolate sHepPer1 chromosome 20, sHepPer1.hap1, whole genome shotgun sequence includes:
- the LOC137335899 gene encoding zona pellucida sperm-binding protein 4-like has product MEGLGSLVLLFVVICSAQPPSLLSPADKCWLSPKNRKDCGFPGMKASECLQRGCCFDAGNRDAPPCFYSLDNLPVCTKDGRVLIAISKDLTLPPVNLTTLHLKDGDGAECSPTVASADTVLFQFAVTECGATQRLDGVNILYETDVLGEFEILDGALGSVTRDSPFRLHVQCSYKGSQESDLQVKPRVYTLSPPLPATEAGILLLELRIARDGGYRSWYVASDYPILSVLRDPVFVEVRVLNRNDPSLVLVLNDCWATPTPEPYSGIRWDLLVERCPFAGDNYKTRLIPVNAASHLRFPTHHNRFVVSTFAFWDRVSGRSLSGEVYFHCSAEVCYPSTRENCTAPCSPKRRRSADDQSGVLVTADGPILFLEGEARLAALIHQDEKDTAVDSPFRVPGLAVGAALLSVALLVGTVAVWKLEQGRRVGSECSSMEL; this is encoded by the exons ATGGAGGGGTTGGGGAGTCTTGTTTTGTTATTTGTTGTAATCTGTTCAGCTCAGCCGCCCTCTCTTCTTTCCCCCGCCGATAAATGTTGGTTGTCTCCTAAAAACCGCAAAGACTGCGGATTTCCGGGCATGAAAGCTAGTGAGTGTTTGCAGAGAGGCTGCTGCTTCGATGCGGGGAATCGAGATGCGCCGCCGTGTTTCTATTCACTGGACAATTTGCCAG TCTGCACCAAGGATGGGCGGGTCCTGATCGCGATCTCCAAGGATTTGACGCTGCCTCCTGTAAACCTAACAACCCTCCATCTGAAGGATGGAGACGGAGCTGAGTGCAGTCCGACTGTGGCCTCTGCAGACACTGTGCTCTTTCAGTTCGCAGTCACTGAATGTGGCGCTACTCAGCGG CTGGACGGGGTGAACATCCTGTATGAAACGGATGTGTTGGGTGAGTTTGAGATCTTGGATGGCGCTTTGGGATCGGTGACTCGGGACAGCCCGTTCAG GCTCCATGTCCAGTGCAGTTACAAGGGAAGCCAGGAGTCTGATCTGCAGGTGAAGCCCAGAGTTTAcaccctttctccaccactgcctGCCACTGAGGCCGGGATCCTGCTTCTGGAGCTGAGAATAGCGAGAG atggtgGCTACCGGAGCTGGTATGTGGCCAGTGACTACCCGATCCTGAGTGTGCTCCGGGACCCCGTGTTTGTGGAGGTTCGTGTCCTGAACCGGAACGATCCGTCCCTTGTGCTGGTGCTCAATGACTGCTGGGCGACCCCCACCCCCGAGCCGTATTCGGGGATCCGATGGGACCTCCTGGTGGAGAG gtGCCCCTTTGCTGGTGATAACTACAAAACCCGCCTAATCCCGGTAAACGCTGCTTCCCATTTGCGGTTCCCAACTCACCATAATCGTTTTGTAGTCAGCACGTTCGCTTTCTGGGACCGAGTTTCGGGCCGGTCTCTGTCCGGGGAG GTTTAtttccactgcagtgctgaggttTGCTACCCTTCCACTCGAGAGAACTGCACGGCTCCCTGCAGCCCCA AGAGGCGAAGAAGCGCCGATGACCAGTCTGGGGTATTGGTGACCGCTGATGGACCCATCCTTTTCCTGGAAGGTGAGGCGAGATTGGCTGCTCTGATCCACCAGGACGAGAAAG atactgctGTTGATTCCCCCTTCCGTGTTCCTGGATTAGCGGTTGGGGCAGCGCTGCTCTCCGTGGCCCTGTTGGTCGGGACTGTTGCTGTATGGAAATTGGAGCAGGGCCGCAGGGTGGGCTCCGAGTGCAGCTCCATGGAACTGTAG